In Brassica rapa cultivar Chiifu-401-42 chromosome A06, CAAS_Brap_v3.01, whole genome shotgun sequence, a single window of DNA contains:
- the LOC103872787 gene encoding filament-like plant protein 4, with amino-acid sequence MDRKSWPWKKKSSEKAATVTEALDQHQENGKKPSYIQISFDQYSHFNALKDEVHKYEGQVTNLEDQIKDLDSKLSTANAEIAAKEVVVKQHSKVAEEAVTGWEKAEAEASALKTHLETVTLAKLTVEDRAAHLDGALKECMRQIRSLKEENEQKLQDVISTKTNQMDKLRDEFESKMGEFEQELLRSAAENDALSRSLQERSNMLMRIREEKSQAEAEIEHLKNNIESCEREINTLKYETHVITKELEIRNEEKNMSMRSADAANKQHLEGVKKIAKLEAECQRLRTLVRKKLPGPAALAQMKMEVESLGRGEYGDHRQRRSPARPSSPLMSPMSHQMTEFSLDKFHKENDLLTERLLAMEEETKMLKEALAKRNSELQVSRNLCAKTANRLQTLEAQVMSKSSPTKSGFDIFSHQHASNPPSMASMSEDGNEDARSLMSELSQTTKDKNSAKMKKTESANQLELMDDFLEMEKLACLPNNDSEAEVSPATQLKKRISTLLQSLPKDAASEKILAEVQCAIEDAGGAKLLPSECHEPEEKDVAMSTETTENTVEVITQEVSHALSQIYHFVSYLSKEAAQCQDTFSQKVQEFSVTYDGVLSKEKTLEDFLFDLSRVLAEASELKINVLGYNASEVEIHSPDCIDKVALPENKALLRKDSSGEHGCSQSSDSEIPDDCNGTSGYDAKLSAAACKFTSEEFEGLKLEKEKAETNLASCEADLEATKSKLQETEQLLAEVRSSLESAQKSNGMAETQLKCMVESYRSLETRSAELEIELSSLKGKIENLEDELHEEKENHREALTKCQELEEQLQSDKQKCPTCSVTEADPKTKQDNELAAAAEKLQECQETILLLGKQLKSMCPPTEQVASSTSQEQTVNQEEDKEDATTNPQEFRASSPSETPSMPTMRSPVGSKHRHTKSNPLSSSSSGLTPEKHSRGFSRFFSSKPK; translated from the exons atGGATCGTAAGAGTTGGCCATGGAAGAAGAAATCCTCTGAGAAAGCTGCTACAGTCACCGAAGCTCTTGACCAACACCAG gaaaatgGGAAGAAGCCGAGCTACATCCAGATCTCATTTGATCAATACTCACATTTCAACGCTTTGAAAGACGAAGTTCACAAGTACGAAGGACAAGTTACAAACCTAGAAGATCAGATCAAGGATCTCGACTCCAAGTTATCCACCGCTAATGCAGAGATCGCAGCCAAGGAGGTTGTCGTCAAACAACACTCCAAAGTCGCTGAAGAAGCCGTCACAG GCTGGGAGAAAGCTGAAGCAGAAGCTTCCGCTTTGAAAACGCATCTCGAAACCGTTACGCTCGCCAAGCTCACCGTTGAAGACAGAGCTGCGCATCTAGACGGCGCGCTCAAGGAGTGTATGAGACAGATAAGGAGTTTAAAAGAAGAGAACGAGCAGAAGCTGCAAGATGTTATCTCGACTAAAACCAACCAAATGGATAAGCTCAGAGACGAGTTCGAGTCCAAGATGGGCGAGTTCGAGCAAGAGCTGCTCCGTTCCGCAGCCGAGAACGACGCGCTCTCCAGGTCCTTGCAGGAGCGTTCTAACATGCTCATGAGGATACGCGAGGAGAAGTCTCAAGCGGAGGCCGAGATTGAGCATCTTAAAAACAATATAGAGTCTTGCGAGAGGGAGATCAACACTCTCAAGTACGAGACTCACGTGATCACCAAGGAGCTTGAGATCCGCAACGAGGAGAAGAACATGAGCATGAGGTCAGCTGACGCTGCGAACAAGCAGCATTTGGAAGGCGTCAAGAAGATTGCGAAGCTGGAAGCTGAGTGCCAGAGGCTAAGGACTCTTGTGAGGAAGAAGCTTCCAGGTCCTGCAGCGCTCGCGCAGATGAAAATGGAGGTTGAGAGTTTGGGGAGAGGAGAGTACGGAGATCACAGGCAAAGAAGGTCACCGGCTAGGCCGTCTAGTCCTCTCATGTCTCCGATGTCGCATCAGATGACAGAGTTCTCGCTCGACAAGTTTCACAAAGAGAACGATTTGCTGACGGAGAGGTTACTAGCCATGGAGGAAGAGACCAAGATGCTTAAAGAAGCGTTGGCGAAGCGTAACAGCGAGCTTCAAGTGTCGAGGAACCTCTGTGCTAAGACAGCAAACAGGCTTCAGACGTTGGAAGCTCAGGTGATGAGTAAGAGTAGTCCAACCAAGAGTGGCTTTGACATCTTCTCTCACCAACATGCTAGTAACCCTCCTAGTATGGCTTCAATGTCTGAGGACGGTAACGAAGATGCTAGATCTTTGATGTCTGAGCTCTCTCAAACAACTAAGGATAAAAACAGTGCGAAGATGAAGAAGACAGAGAGTGCTAACCAGTTGGAGCTTATGGACGATTTTCTAGAAATGGAGAAGCTAGCTTGTCTACCAAATAATGATTCTGAAGCTGAGGTTTCACCAGCGACGCAGCTGAAGAAAAGAATCTCCACTTTGCTTCAGTCTCTCCCCAAAGATGCTGCCTCTGAGAAGATTCTGGCTGAGGTACAATGTGCCATTGAAGATGCAGGTGGTGCTAAGCTGCTGCCTTCTGAATGTCATGAACCAGAAGAAAAGGATGTAGCCATGTCAACTGAGACCACTGAGAACACCGTTGAGGTAATAACACAAGAAGTATCTCATGCTCTTTCTCAGATATACCACTTTGTTTCCTACCTTTCGAAAGAAGCAGCGCAGTGTCAGGACACATTCTCCCAAAAGGTTCAAGAGTTCTCTGTCACATACGACGGAGTCTTGAGCAAGGAGAAGACTCTGGAGGACTTTCTGTTTGATCTCTCACGTGTTTTAGCCGAAGCTAGCGAGCTGAAAATCAATGTGTTGGGATATAACGCATCTGAAGTTGAGATTCACAGTCCAGATTGCATTGATAAAGTCGCTTTGCCGGAGAACAAAGCACTTCTTAGGAAAGATTCATCAGGTGAACATGGTTGTTCTCAGAGCTCTGACTCCGAGATTCCGGATGACTGCAACGGAACATCTGGCTATGACGCCAAGCTCTCAGCAGCAGCTTGTAAGTTTACATCTGAAGAGTTTGAAGGACTGAAACTCGAGAAAGAAAAAGCGGAGACCAACCTTGCAAGCTGTGAAGCTGATCTTGAAGCAACTAAGTCAAAACTTCAAGAAACAGAGCAGCTTCTTGCTGAGGTCAGATCAAGTTTGGAATCTGCTCAGAAGTCTAATGGCATGGCTGAGACTCAGCTCAAATGCATGGTGGAATCATATAGATCTCTTGAAACTAGATCAGCAGAGCTGGAAATTGAGTTGAGTTCACTTAAAggcaaaatcgaaaacttagaaGATGAGCTTCATGAAGAAAAGGAGAATCACCGTGAGGCTTTAACCAAATGCCAAGAACTCGAGGAGCAATTACAAAG TGACAAGCAAAAGTGCCCGACTTGTTCAGTAACTGAAGCTGATCCTAAAACAAAACAG GACAATGAGCTAGCAGCTGCTGCAGAGAAGCTACAAGAGTGTCAAGAGACTATACTGCTTCTCGGGAAGCAACTCAAATCCATGTGTCCTCCAACAGAACAGGTTGCTTCGTCCACAAGCCAAGAACAAACCGTAAaccaagaagaagacaaggaagACGCAACTACAAATCCTCAAGAGTTCAGAGCGAGCTCGCCGTCAGAAACACCTTCGATGCCTACAATGAGATCTCCGGTAGGGTCAAAACATAGACACACCAAGTCAAACCCATTATCGTCGTCCTCGTCGGGACTTACCCCTGAGAAACACTCTAGAGGATTCAGCAGGTTCTTCTCCTCCAAACCAAagtaa